A window of the Proteus terrae subsp. cibarius genome harbors these coding sequences:
- the ptsI gene encoding phosphoenolpyruvate-protein phosphotransferase PtsI — MISGILASPGIAFGQTLLLKEEPIIISQRKIQSDEIENQIERFKDGRNKSAQQLEIIKERAEKNLGADKAEIFEGHIMLLEDEELEQEIVTLIKSDKKTAEAAVQSVIEDQATALEALDDEYLKERAADVRDIGKRLMRNILDMPIIDLSAISEKVILVATDLTPSETAQLSLDNVLGFITDLGGRTSHTSIMARSLEIPAIVGTSNATETIKKDDYLVLDAINNKIIINPSDEELETLKAIKEEYLHEKEELAKLKDLPAITLDGHQVEVCANIGTVRDVAGAERNGAEGVGLYRTEFLFMDRDSLPTEDEQFQAYKAVAEAVGSPAVIIRTMDIGGDKDLPYMNLPKEENPFLGWRAIRICLDRKEILHSQLRAILRASAFGKLRIMFPMIISVEEIRALKAELEILKSQLREENKAFDESIEVGVMVETPAAAVMARHMAKEVDFFSIGTNDLTQYTLAVDRGNELISHLYNPMSPAVLNLIKQVIDASHAEGKWTGMCGELAGDERATLLLLGMGLDEFSMSAISIPRIKKVIRNANYDDAKALAEQALAQPTAKELMDLVETFTKEKTLC; from the coding sequence ATGATTTCAGGAATTTTAGCATCACCCGGTATCGCTTTTGGTCAAACCCTTCTCCTCAAAGAAGAACCTATCATCATTAGCCAACGTAAGATCCAAAGTGATGAGATTGAGAATCAAATCGAACGCTTTAAAGACGGCCGTAACAAATCTGCACAACAACTAGAAATCATTAAAGAGCGTGCAGAAAAGAACCTTGGTGCGGATAAAGCCGAAATCTTTGAAGGTCATATCATGCTGCTAGAAGATGAAGAGTTAGAACAAGAAATTGTTACTCTCATCAAAAGCGACAAAAAAACCGCTGAAGCTGCAGTTCAATCTGTTATTGAAGATCAAGCAACTGCATTAGAAGCATTAGACGATGAATACCTAAAAGAACGTGCTGCCGACGTTCGCGATATTGGTAAACGCTTAATGCGCAATATCTTAGATATGCCAATTATCGATTTAAGCGCTATCTCAGAAAAAGTGATTTTAGTTGCAACTGACCTTACCCCTTCTGAAACTGCACAATTAAGCTTAGACAACGTATTAGGTTTTATCACTGACTTGGGCGGTAGAACCTCTCACACCTCTATCATGGCTCGTTCATTAGAAATTCCAGCGATTGTGGGAACATCTAATGCGACAGAAACTATCAAAAAAGACGATTATCTTGTTCTTGATGCGATTAATAACAAAATCATTATTAATCCATCAGATGAGGAACTAGAAACATTAAAAGCTATCAAAGAAGAGTACCTGCACGAAAAAGAAGAATTAGCAAAACTCAAAGATTTACCTGCTATTACACTTGATGGGCATCAAGTCGAAGTTTGCGCTAATATTGGTACAGTTCGAGATGTTGCTGGTGCTGAACGTAACGGTGCTGAAGGTGTTGGTCTGTATCGTACCGAATTCTTATTTATGGATAGAGACTCTTTACCAACAGAAGATGAGCAATTCCAAGCCTATAAAGCGGTAGCAGAAGCTGTTGGAAGTCCTGCGGTCATTATTCGTACTATGGATATTGGCGGTGATAAAGACTTACCTTACATGAACCTACCAAAAGAAGAGAATCCATTCTTAGGTTGGCGTGCAATTCGTATTTGTCTTGACCGTAAAGAGATCCTTCATTCGCAATTACGTGCTATCTTAAGAGCATCTGCTTTTGGTAAACTACGCATTATGTTTCCAATGATTATCTCTGTTGAAGAGATCCGAGCATTGAAAGCAGAACTTGAAATACTGAAAAGCCAGCTTCGTGAAGAAAATAAAGCTTTTGATGAATCTATTGAAGTCGGTGTGATGGTAGAAACCCCAGCCGCAGCAGTAATGGCTCGTCATATGGCAAAAGAAGTTGACTTTTTTAGTATTGGGACTAACGATCTAACACAATATACTCTGGCTGTAGACCGTGGAAATGAGCTGATATCTCATCTATATAATCCAATGTCACCTGCAGTACTCAACCTGATAAAACAGGTGATTGATGCATCACATGCAGAAGGTAAATGGACTGGAATGTGTGGTGAACTTGCTGGAGATGAACGAGCAACATTGCTCCTTCTCGGCATGGGATTAGATGAGTTTAGTATGAGTGCTATTTCAATTCCTCGCATCAAGAAAGTGATCCGTAATGCGAATTACGATGATGCTAAAGCACTGGCAGAACAAGCACTTGCTCAGCCAACTGCAAAAGAATTGATGGACTTAGTAGAAACTTTTACTAAAGAAAAGACACTGTGCTAA
- the crr gene encoding PTS glucose transporter subunit IIA — MGLFDKLKSLVSEEKKGSGTIDIVAPLSGEIVNIEDVPDVVFAEKIVGDGIAIKPAGNKIVAPVDGTIGKIFETNHAFSIESDNGIELFVHFGIDTVELKGEGFKRIAEEGQQVKVGDTILEFDLAVLEEKAKSVLTPVVISNMDEIQGLTKMTGPVTVGETVIIQIKK, encoded by the coding sequence ATGGGTCTGTTTGATAAATTAAAATCACTGGTTTCAGAGGAAAAGAAAGGCAGTGGCACGATTGATATTGTTGCACCACTTTCTGGTGAAATCGTCAATATCGAAGATGTTCCTGATGTTGTTTTCGCTGAAAAAATCGTAGGTGACGGTATTGCTATCAAACCTGCTGGTAATAAAATTGTTGCGCCAGTCGATGGTACTATCGGTAAAATTTTCGAGACTAACCATGCTTTCTCTATTGAGTCTGACAACGGTATCGAGTTATTTGTCCACTTCGGTATCGACACTGTTGAACTGAAAGGTGAAGGGTTTAAACGTATCGCTGAAGAAGGTCAGCAAGTAAAAGTCGGTGATACTATTTTAGAATTTGACTTGGCTGTTTTAGAAGAAAAAGCAAAATCAGTTCTAACGCCAGTTGTTATCTCTAATATGGATGAAATCCAAGGTTTAACCAAAATGACAGGCCCAGTTACTGTTGGTGAAACCGTTATTATTCAGATTAAAAAATAA
- the cysM gene encoding cysteine synthase CysM: protein MAGLEQFIGNTPLVKLQRLTQEVDAEIWVKLEGNNPAGSVKDRAALSMIEQAELRGEIKPGDTLIEATSGNTGIALAMIAAVKGYRLKLLMPENMSKERQASMQAYGAELILVSREVGMEGARDLAQQMEQRGEGKVLDQFNNPDNPRAHFMSTGPEIWQQTQGRITHFVSSMGTTGTITGVGSYLKTQSDNVQIIGLQPEEKSQIPGIRRWSPAYLPGIFKKELVDSVIDMSQTEAESTMRLLARLEGIFCGVSSGGAVAGALRVARENPGAVIVAIVCDRGDRYLSTGVYSS, encoded by the coding sequence GTGGCAGGGTTAGAACAATTTATTGGTAATACACCATTAGTGAAACTACAACGACTTACACAAGAGGTAGACGCTGAAATCTGGGTTAAGCTTGAAGGCAATAATCCCGCAGGTTCAGTAAAAGACAGAGCTGCATTATCGATGATTGAACAAGCGGAATTACGCGGTGAGATAAAACCGGGTGATACGCTGATTGAAGCAACCAGTGGTAATACAGGTATTGCCTTGGCGATGATTGCAGCGGTAAAAGGTTACCGTTTAAAGCTGTTAATGCCTGAAAATATGAGTAAAGAGCGTCAAGCATCAATGCAAGCTTATGGCGCAGAGTTGATTTTAGTGAGTCGTGAAGTCGGTATGGAAGGTGCACGAGATCTCGCACAACAGATGGAACAACGAGGTGAGGGTAAGGTATTAGACCAATTTAATAACCCAGATAATCCAAGAGCGCATTTTATGTCCACTGGCCCTGAAATTTGGCAACAAACACAAGGTCGTATTACGCATTTTGTTTCGAGTATGGGAACAACGGGGACGATCACTGGTGTGGGTAGTTACTTAAAAACACAATCTGACAACGTGCAAATTATAGGTCTTCAACCTGAGGAAAAAAGTCAGATCCCAGGTATTCGCCGTTGGTCACCGGCTTATTTGCCTGGCATCTTTAAAAAAGAGCTGGTGGATAGTGTGATAGATATGTCACAAACAGAAGCAGAATCCACAATGCGCCTTTTAGCCAGACTAGAGGGTATCTTCTGTGGAGTAAGCTCTGGAGGAGCTGTTGCTGGCGCTCTGCGCGTTGCAAGAGAGAATCCTGGCGCAGTGATTGTTGCGATTGTTTGTGATAGAGGGGATCGTTATTTGTCGACAGGCGTTTACTCGTCATAA
- the cysA gene encoding sulfate/thiosulfate ABC transporter ATP-binding protein CysA has protein sequence MSIEINSVTKYFDRTEVLHDVNLDVASGEMVALLGPSGSGKTTLLRIIAGLEHQTQGSICFEGQDVSRLHARDRKVGFVFQHYALFRHMTVFENIAFGLTVLPRRERPNKEAIHKKVQQLLEMIQLPHLAQRYPAQLSGGQKQRVALARALAVEPQILLLDEPFGALDAKVRTELRRWLRELHEELKFTSVFVTHDQQEAMEVADRIVIMGNGKIEQVGTPQEVWQSPKSRFVLEFLGDVNHLQGEINGAQLQIGGYHLPLSVTPLYQGSVDVFLRPWEIALSVHANSVCRLPVKVIEVSPKGHYWQLILQPLGWSEVPITAVWNDISSAPTKGNTYYMGGAQARLYTGDTPLNTVSLAYTA, from the coding sequence ATGAGTATTGAAATTAATAGTGTCACAAAATATTTTGATCGCACTGAAGTGTTGCATGATGTCAACCTTGATGTGGCTTCAGGTGAAATGGTGGCGCTGTTAGGGCCTTCAGGATCAGGTAAAACAACGCTTTTGCGTATTATTGCAGGCCTTGAACATCAAACCCAAGGAAGTATTTGTTTTGAGGGGCAAGATGTTAGTCGCTTACATGCTCGAGATCGCAAAGTTGGTTTTGTTTTTCAGCACTATGCGCTGTTTCGCCATATGACTGTATTTGAGAATATCGCTTTTGGTCTAACGGTATTGCCTCGACGAGAGCGTCCTAACAAAGAAGCTATCCATAAAAAAGTGCAACAGTTGTTAGAGATGATCCAATTGCCTCATTTAGCGCAACGTTATCCAGCACAATTATCTGGCGGGCAAAAACAGCGTGTCGCTTTAGCAAGAGCTTTGGCTGTTGAACCTCAAATCTTATTGCTCGATGAGCCTTTTGGCGCTTTAGATGCCAAAGTAAGAACGGAATTACGCCGTTGGTTACGAGAACTCCATGAAGAGCTTAAATTTACCAGTGTCTTTGTTACTCATGATCAACAAGAAGCGATGGAAGTGGCTGATCGTATTGTGATTATGGGGAATGGCAAAATAGAGCAAGTAGGTACACCACAAGAAGTATGGCAATCACCAAAAAGTCGCTTTGTTTTAGAATTTTTAGGTGATGTGAATCATCTACAAGGCGAAATTAATGGTGCTCAATTGCAGATTGGCGGATATCACTTGCCGTTATCAGTGACACCACTTTATCAAGGTTCGGTTGATGTGTTTTTACGTCCTTGGGAAATAGCATTAAGTGTACATGCCAACAGTGTTTGCCGATTGCCTGTTAAGGTTATTGAGGTATCACCAAAAGGGCATTATTGGCAGTTGATTTTACAGCCATTAGGATGGAGTGAAGTACCGATTACTGCGGTTTGGAATGATATTTCTTCGGCGCCAACAAAAGGAAATACCTATTATATGGGAGGTGCTCAAGCCCGTTTATATACGGGGGATACTCCCTTGAATACGGTGTCGTTAGCCTATACCGCTTAA
- the cysW gene encoding sulfate/thiosulfate ABC transporter permease CysW, with product MSDIMQQRSVYRRQIDWVKWGLILTGVVLSILFLVVPIAWIFMTAFSKGIEIFTENLLDSDMLHAVWLTVLIALITVPVNMLFGVSMAWLVTRFRFPGRQLLMTLIDIPFAVSPVVAGLLYLLFYGSNGWAGQWLSQFDIQLMFSWPGMVLVTVYVTCPFVVRELVPVMMSQGSQEDEAAVLLGASGWKMFWRVTLPNIRWALLYGVVLTNARAIGEFGAVSVVSGAIRGETYSLPLQVELLHQDYNTVGAFTAAALLAMMAIFTLMFKSALQWHLARQQ from the coding sequence ATGTCAGATATTATGCAACAACGCTCTGTTTATCGTCGTCAAATTGATTGGGTGAAGTGGGGATTAATCCTTACCGGTGTTGTGTTATCCATTTTATTTTTAGTTGTGCCTATTGCGTGGATCTTTATGACCGCGTTTTCAAAAGGTATTGAAATATTTACTGAGAACTTATTGGACAGCGATATGTTACACGCTGTCTGGTTAACCGTACTCATCGCGTTAATTACCGTACCAGTCAATATGTTGTTTGGTGTCAGCATGGCATGGCTCGTCACGCGTTTTCGTTTCCCGGGGCGCCAGCTATTAATGACATTGATTGATATTCCATTTGCAGTGTCTCCAGTGGTTGCTGGATTACTTTATCTGCTTTTTTACGGTAGCAATGGATGGGCAGGGCAGTGGTTATCTCAATTTGATATCCAACTGATGTTCTCATGGCCGGGAATGGTATTAGTTACGGTGTATGTCACTTGTCCTTTTGTAGTGAGAGAACTGGTACCCGTGATGATGAGCCAAGGAAGTCAAGAAGATGAAGCCGCCGTGTTATTGGGAGCGAGTGGTTGGAAGATGTTTTGGCGAGTGACGTTACCAAATATTCGCTGGGCATTGTTATATGGTGTGGTATTAACCAACGCTAGGGCTATCGGTGAATTTGGTGCAGTTTCTGTGGTGTCTGGTGCTATTCGTGGCGAAACCTATTCCCTGCCGTTACAAGTTGAATTACTGCATCAAGATTACAATACTGTTGGGGCATTTACTGCTGCTGCATTACTCGCAATGATGGCAATTTTCACCTTAATGTTTAAAAGTGCATTGCAATGGCATTTAGCTCGTCAGCAATGA
- the cysT gene encoding sulfate/thiosulfate ABC transporter permease CysT, with the protein MFTTASKRVLPGFGLSLGGTLFYTCLILLLPMSALVVQLSDMSWSQYWAVITHPQIVAAYKVTLLAAGVASIFNAIFGMLLAWIITRYRFPGRQLLDGLMDLPFALPTAVAGLTLATLFSTQGWYGFVLDKFDIKVINTWIGIAVAMAFTSLPFVVRTVQPVLEELGPEYEEAAETLGASRWQTFRKVVLPELSPALIAGTALSFTRSLGEFGAVIFIAGNIAWQTEVVSLMIFIRLQEFDYPAASAVASVILLVSLVLLFSINGLQSRFGQRLRGH; encoded by the coding sequence ATGTTTACTACAGCCAGCAAACGGGTATTACCGGGATTTGGATTAAGTTTAGGTGGAACACTGTTTTACACTTGCTTGATCTTACTGTTACCAATGAGTGCGCTGGTTGTACAACTTTCAGATATGAGTTGGTCCCAGTATTGGGCGGTGATAACACACCCCCAAATTGTAGCTGCCTATAAAGTCACATTACTCGCAGCAGGCGTTGCCAGTATTTTTAATGCAATTTTCGGTATGTTGCTTGCGTGGATCATTACTCGTTACCGTTTTCCGGGTAGACAACTGCTTGATGGTTTAATGGATTTACCTTTTGCTTTGCCTACGGCTGTTGCTGGCCTCACGCTTGCGACGCTTTTTTCAACACAAGGCTGGTACGGTTTTGTATTGGATAAATTTGATATCAAAGTTATTAACACATGGATTGGTATCGCTGTTGCGATGGCTTTTACCAGTTTGCCTTTTGTTGTAAGAACTGTTCAGCCAGTTCTTGAAGAATTAGGCCCTGAGTATGAAGAAGCTGCTGAAACGCTAGGGGCAAGTCGTTGGCAGACTTTTCGTAAGGTTGTATTACCTGAGTTATCACCAGCACTAATAGCGGGAACAGCGCTCTCTTTTACGCGTAGTCTTGGTGAGTTTGGCGCTGTTATTTTTATTGCTGGCAATATTGCATGGCAAACAGAAGTTGTTTCCTTGATGATTTTTATTCGATTACAAGAATTTGATTATCCAGCGGCAAGCGCTGTTGCTTCTGTGATTTTACTTGTTTCATTAGTCTTACTGTTTTCAATTAATGGATTGCAAAGCCGATTTGGACAACGGCTGAGGGGGCATTGA
- the cysP gene encoding thiosulfate ABC transporter substrate-binding protein CysP → MKKNTIRTFALQATAALSLVVSSYAGAAQLLNSSYDIARELFTQLNSDFKTQWDAQHPDDKVTIKQSHAGSSKQALAILQGLPADVVTYNQVTDVQILHDKGKLIPTDWQQRLPNNSSPYYSTMAYLVRKGNPKNVTSWEDLTREDVKVVFPNPKTSGNGRYTYLAAWGAFEKAYGNDEKTQEAMKKFLKNVEVFDTGGRGATTSFIERGLGDVLISFESEVNNIRQQYGEDEYQVIVPPVDILAEFPVAWIDKNIQRNDTEALAKAYLNYLYSPSAQEIITQFNYRVNDKAVMAQKSAQFPATSLFTIEEVFGDWNNVMKTHFTTDGMLDKLLAQGRQ, encoded by the coding sequence ATGAAGAAAAACACAATCAGAACCTTTGCATTACAAGCAACCGCAGCATTGTCTTTGGTTGTTAGTAGTTATGCTGGGGCTGCTCAATTACTTAATAGCTCTTACGATATCGCAAGAGAGTTATTCACACAGTTAAATAGCGATTTTAAAACGCAATGGGATGCTCAACATCCTGATGATAAAGTCACCATAAAACAATCACATGCAGGTTCATCTAAGCAGGCACTTGCAATATTACAAGGTTTACCCGCAGATGTAGTGACCTATAATCAAGTTACAGATGTGCAAATTCTGCATGATAAAGGCAAATTAATTCCTACTGATTGGCAACAACGTCTTCCTAATAATAGCTCGCCTTATTATTCCACTATGGCGTATTTAGTACGCAAAGGAAATCCAAAGAACGTTACTTCATGGGAAGATTTAACGCGTGAAGATGTCAAAGTGGTTTTCCCTAATCCTAAAACCTCTGGTAATGGTCGCTACACTTATTTAGCCGCGTGGGGGGCTTTCGAAAAAGCTTATGGTAATGATGAGAAGACGCAGGAAGCGATGAAGAAATTCCTCAAGAATGTTGAGGTATTTGATACAGGAGGACGTGGCGCCACAACCTCGTTTATCGAACGTGGACTTGGAGATGTTTTGATCAGTTTTGAATCGGAAGTTAATAATATTCGTCAACAATATGGCGAAGATGAATATCAAGTTATTGTACCACCTGTTGATATTTTAGCTGAATTTCCTGTCGCTTGGATTGATAAAAATATTCAACGGAATGACACTGAAGCACTGGCAAAAGCCTATCTAAATTATTTATATAGCCCTAGTGCACAAGAGATCATCACGCAATTTAATTATCGCGTAAATGATAAAGCGGTTATGGCGCAAAAATCAGCACAGTTTCCAGCAACGTCATTATTTACGATTGAAGAGGTATTTGGTGACTGGAATAACGTGATGAAAACACATTTCACGACAGATGGCATGCTTGATAAGTTGTTAGCGCAAGGACGTCAATAA
- a CDS encoding Dyp-type peroxidase, protein MSHAQSGILVAHSKFGLFIEAMVVGELEALREGCQKFMQSLSDLQKQFPDASLGAVVAFGSDLWKKLSDENSAPELKPFRPLGKGLAPATQRDLLIHIQSMRHDVNFSLAQAAIAAFGDAIKVEEEIHGFRWIEERDLSGFIDGTENPQDDERYGVALINDGVDAGGSYVLVQRYEHNLKKWARFSESDQEKMIGRTKKDSVELDESERNVTSHVSRVVIEEDGEELAILRHSLPYGTASGKHGLYFLAYCGRLYNIEQQLLSMFGELDGKHDDLLRMSKPVTGSYYFAPSYEVLKAL, encoded by the coding sequence ATGTCTCATGCACAAAGTGGCATTTTAGTCGCACATAGTAAATTTGGTCTTTTTATCGAAGCAATGGTCGTAGGTGAATTAGAAGCTCTGCGTGAAGGATGCCAGAAATTCATGCAATCATTATCTGATTTACAAAAGCAATTTCCTGATGCATCACTAGGTGCAGTTGTTGCATTTGGCTCTGATCTTTGGAAAAAACTTTCCGATGAAAACAGCGCACCAGAGCTGAAACCTTTTCGCCCTTTAGGCAAAGGTTTAGCGCCTGCAACACAACGTGATCTTCTTATTCATATTCAATCTATGCGTCATGATGTCAATTTCTCATTAGCACAAGCGGCAATTGCAGCTTTTGGTGATGCAATCAAAGTTGAAGAAGAAATTCATGGTTTCCGTTGGATAGAAGAACGTGATTTAAGTGGTTTTATTGATGGTACAGAAAATCCACAAGATGATGAGCGTTATGGTGTTGCACTGATTAATGATGGTGTTGATGCTGGTGGTAGTTATGTTTTAGTTCAACGTTATGAGCACAACCTGAAAAAATGGGCTCGTTTTAGTGAATCAGACCAAGAAAAAATGATCGGTCGTACTAAAAAAGACAGTGTTGAACTTGATGAATCTGAACGTAATGTCACATCTCACGTTTCTCGTGTTGTGATTGAAGAAGATGGTGAAGAGTTAGCCATTTTACGTCACAGCCTACCTTACGGTACTGCAAGCGGTAAACATGGTTTATATTTCTTAGCTTACTGTGGTCGTTTATATAATATCGAACAACAACTATTGAGTATGTTTGGTGAATTAGACGGCAAACATGATGATCTCTTACGCATGAGTAAACCTGTAACAGGAAGTTATTACTTCGCACCTTCCTATGAGGTATTAAAGGCACTGTAA
- a CDS encoding RpoE-regulated lipoprotein encodes MMPKFWLPLCLSASVLLLSGCSSMGGMSFSALNPMNWFSNNTLTVSANGLGNITNSTKITESEIKNELGSSFNYREGMEMQGSDIIVVVQALEDKNVQVAFYGKEKATVEKIEVFDAKATTDWGITMGTPFKDIYKKAFGACSKGPKDEKQRTILCQSTEAKSVSYVFSGQWDGPDGLMPPDEVLSNWTLTQIIWQNKSPSRYSL; translated from the coding sequence ATGATGCCTAAGTTTTGGTTACCCTTGTGTTTAAGCGCAAGTGTTTTGCTATTAAGTGGCTGTTCATCCATGGGAGGAATGTCTTTTTCTGCATTAAATCCGATGAATTGGTTTTCAAATAATACGCTAACTGTTTCTGCCAATGGATTAGGAAATATTACCAACTCGACAAAAATAACAGAAAGTGAAATAAAAAATGAGCTAGGTAGTAGCTTCAATTATCGTGAAGGTATGGAGATGCAAGGTAGTGATATTATTGTTGTCGTCCAAGCTCTCGAAGATAAGAACGTTCAAGTGGCTTTCTATGGCAAAGAGAAAGCCACTGTTGAAAAAATAGAAGTCTTTGATGCCAAAGCAACGACGGATTGGGGTATAACGATGGGTACACCATTTAAAGATATCTATAAAAAAGCATTTGGTGCATGTAGCAAAGGTCCTAAAGATGAAAAACAGAGAACTATTTTATGCCAATCCACAGAAGCTAAATCGGTGAGCTATGTCTTTAGTGGTCAATGGGACGGCCCTGACGGATTAATGCCACCTGATGAAGTTTTATCTAACTGGACATTAACGCAAATTATTTGGCAGAATAAATCGCCTTCACGCTATTCCTTATAA
- a CDS encoding GNAT family acetyltransferase gives MEIRVFRQDDFEAIITLWERCDLISPDNDPEIDIERKLNHSPDLFLIAEVAGEIVGSVMGGYDGHRGSLYYLGVHPDFRGRGIANALISRLEKKLIAKGCPQITLVVPEENDATICMFEKLLYEDQNQESTTYTKRLIVDQDFDL, from the coding sequence ATGGAAATACGTGTATTTCGCCAAGATGATTTTGAGGCAATTATTACACTTTGGGAGCGTTGCGATTTAATATCTCCTGATAACGATCCTGAAATTGATATTGAAAGAAAATTAAACCACTCACCTGATTTATTTTTGATAGCAGAAGTGGCTGGTGAGATTGTGGGTAGTGTGATGGGAGGCTACGATGGTCATCGTGGCTCTTTATACTATTTAGGCGTTCACCCAGATTTTCGAGGAAGAGGCATTGCGAATGCATTGATCTCTCGATTAGAGAAAAAGCTGATAGCGAAAGGGTGTCCTCAAATTACATTAGTTGTACCAGAAGAAAATGATGCAACAATTTGTATGTTTGAGAAGTTGTTGTATGAAGATCAAAACCAAGAAAGCACAACTTATACTAAGCGATTAATTGTTGATCAGGATTTTGATCTTTAA
- the hemF gene encoding oxygen-dependent coproporphyrinogen oxidase has protein sequence MNLPDIHRVKEFFLSLQDTICRSLENIDQKATFQQDNWERKEGGGGRTRVLTNGALFEQAGVNFSHVYGDTLPKSATAHRPELAGRRFQAMGVSLVIHPLNPYIPTSHANVRFFIAEKDGEEPVWWFGGGFDLTPYYGFEEDVIHWHKVAKSVCAPFSEDYYPRYKKWCDDYFYIKHRNEPRGVGGLFFDDLNTPDFDHCFEFVQHVGLGYLDAYLPIVEKRKSMPWSERERQFQLYRRGRYVEFNLVWDRGTLFGLQSGGRTESILMSMPPLVRFEYDYSPEPNTPEAKLYSDFLIQKEWV, from the coding sequence ATGAATTTACCTGATATTCATCGCGTTAAAGAGTTTTTCTTATCACTACAAGATACTATTTGTCGCTCTCTTGAAAACATAGACCAAAAAGCCACTTTTCAGCAAGATAACTGGGAAAGAAAAGAAGGAGGTGGCGGTCGTACACGCGTTTTAACCAATGGTGCTCTTTTTGAGCAGGCTGGTGTTAATTTTTCACATGTTTATGGTGACACATTACCAAAATCTGCCACGGCACATCGTCCTGAATTGGCGGGACGCCGTTTTCAAGCAATGGGTGTTTCATTAGTTATTCATCCTCTTAATCCTTATATTCCGACTTCTCATGCCAATGTCCGTTTTTTTATTGCTGAAAAAGACGGTGAGGAGCCTGTATGGTGGTTTGGTGGCGGTTTTGACTTAACCCCTTATTATGGATTTGAAGAGGACGTTATTCATTGGCATAAGGTTGCTAAATCAGTTTGTGCGCCTTTTAGTGAAGATTATTATCCTCGTTATAAAAAATGGTGTGATGATTACTTTTATATTAAACACCGCAATGAACCTCGTGGTGTAGGTGGTCTTTTCTTTGATGATTTAAATACCCCTGATTTTGACCACTGTTTCGAGTTTGTCCAACATGTAGGACTTGGTTATCTTGATGCCTATCTACCTATTGTTGAAAAGCGCAAATCAATGCCTTGGAGTGAACGTGAACGCCAATTTCAACTCTACCGCCGTGGTCGTTATGTTGAATTTAATTTAGTGTGGGATAGAGGTACATTATTTGGTTTGCAAAGTGGCGGTAGAACAGAGTCAATCTTAATGTCTATGCCACCATTAGTCCGTTTTGAATATGATTATTCCCCTGAACCAAATACTCCAGAAGCAAAGTTATACAGTGACTTTTTGATCCAAAAAGAGTGGGTGTAG